The following DNA comes from Chrysiogenia bacterium.
GACTACGGCGTGCGCGGCAACATCAAGACGATCGTCACGGCCCGCCATGGGAAGCGGCCGGCCGGAGTCTGAGGTGCGCCGCGCCGTTGCTCTGCTGGCCGCGCTGCTGGCGCTTCAGGGGTGCGCGATGTTTCACAAACCGCTTCCCGTACATCCGAAGGTCGATCTCGAACGCTACCTGGGGCGCTGGTACGAGATCGCGCGCTATCCGCA
Coding sequences within:
- a CDS encoding lipocalin family protein; the encoded protein is MGSGRPESEVRRAVALLAALLALQGCAMFHKPLPVHPKVDLERYLGRWYEIARYP